In Falco rusticolus isolate bFalRus1 chromosome 7, bFalRus1.pri, whole genome shotgun sequence, the DNA window ACGGAGCGGGCTTTGGAGAAGTATGTCTTGACTTACCCAAGTTGCAAGTATGGACTGTGTAACATAAAGAACTTCAAAGTAGCACAACAGGGGAGACTGTTTTGCTTAGTCCAGAgacttccccacccccacccccccccccccaaagtcAAGGGAAGGTTCAGCCTTGAGGGGTCTCTATAGAGACGTATCAACGGTGCTTGCAGGAAATTTTTGTCCCCCTCATTTGCTGACAAAGGACCTGTAGTTCAAGAGGTTGCACCTCCTGTGAGTGCACTGTGACTGGCCTGTATCGCAGTTTCCCAAGTTGACAGAAAAATGACGAGGCAGGAGAGGAAACTGAGGCCTCACATAGAAGGTAGTCAACatgaagacaacaaaaaagctgcagaactcCAAAGAATTCACATTAAAAGACAACTGCGACCTTCCTGTTCTTCCCGAGGTCAAAAAAAGCTTCAACTCCACCCTCCTCTCTGCATTAGTGACTTCTTCCAGACATCCtggcaaataattttttgtggAGAAAGActaagaaagagagagagagccTCCTCCAAGCTCTGCTTCTTGCTCCCCTACCGACTGGTCACCAGGCACAGGAGCGTGGCTCAATGCTGGTAAAGGTATGGCTGGAAGTTTGTGCCTCTCTTGaaaccagcccagcagcactTCCCAGATCTTCCCAAAGCAGAGCCCCAGGAGACACCGCAGCCCAGATTGTcaacaaaagggaaaagggaagaggggCAAAAATAAGCACAAAGATCCAGCCACGGTGAGACTGCCAGCAATGCACCGTGTTCCACAGGGATACACAAAAGAGAAGATTAATCacacctcctcctgcccttgctGGATGATacaacagagagagagagaaaaaacaacaggaaaagtgTTTTCGTCACCCAGAAGGtctttgttgaattttttttccatctttgtaAAACGTTACAtcataaaataaagacaatagCAGCAAAACTGATCAAGATGGTACAAGCACATTCTGCTCTGTACCCTGGTAATGACATTTATGAAATTGtcccttttctgaaaatgccttTCTAAAGCACCATAAAATcttacagagagagagaaagagggacaGAGACAAGAGAGTAGATAGAACATCCTTGCAAGTGGATTTACTGATTGCTTATACTACAATTTGAAGTTTATAGGAAAAACAGTAGATCAGCATCACACCAAAATGCTTCCCCAAATTTTAAGAAAGTTCTTTTTCAAACACAAGGCTGAAAATTACTaacagtggtttttttcagcccCATCCACAAAGTCCAGATCAAACGCTATTAGAACTTGGAAAAACTTCAGTCTAAAACTCCATTGAAACACTGGCCTGGATAAATTGAAATTGCTGGGAAGCTGTGATATGGATACAAATCCTGCCTTTTTCTAATTATAACTCCTACATGGCTCCAGGATCTGAGAAGCTGCTAAATGGCAGGCTGAAAGCTGGTACGTTTGGCTCACATCTCACAACAGGCACCgtaagttttcctttttaagcaCCCAGCTCtcacaagggggaaaaaaaaaaaaagcgtgtGGGTGGAATGGATTTGGGAGACTGAAGTATTCTCGCTCACATGCCAGATATCACTTGCCTGTGATTTGCTATCAAGGCAAGGAAAGCACATCCCATTTGCCTCTGAAGACCACCTGCTAGAGAAAAGCCCTccgccagcagcagccctggcattccctggccagcagcctcagcccagAGGCGATACCCAGAAATAAGGGAGCGCGGAACCCCCCTCTACCTGCACGGAGGAGGGGGACATCGCCACTGACTCCGTCTGCAAGACCCGATGGCATGTACCACGGGAAGGCTGGGCTCATGCCCCTGTTTGCACGGGGTGCCTTTTTCCAACTGGTTCCTGAGAACTTCCCAGTTCTGTGGCTAAGAGCTGCCTCCAGAGTGACCTTCCCATCCCAGCATGGTGCAACTCACAGCGTACGTGCTGGCTGCGGCAGGACACCCCCTAATTAGCTTTCCCAACTGCTTCctcaatgttttatttcaacagcATGTGTCAACAGAGTCTCACATCATGTTGCACCGGTAGGACGAAAAAACGTATGGTCCAGCTCAGCAATCGTATTAAGGAcagaaactgctgctggtggtagAAGAGGTGGGGACTGGGGACCTCAGGAAGAATTAGGAAACCTAATGGAATTTTTAGATCTGGATGTTTCTGCTGACATATTTTGGGCAACTAGTTTCATACGTTAATCTACAAGCCTTTAGTTGAGTTTCATAGATTTGTGTtgatttgctttgtgttttcattgATATTTAATTGTCCAGGGAACTGTTTCTGAAGCTGGGCTTATTTGTATTAAGTATTGATATACTGCCATCCCGTGAAGTATAAATAGTGCTGAAGAGATGAGTTAAACCAGCAGGTCTTTGCTCTAAAAATAACAGGCTAGCTCCACTTTACTGCACCGACATGATGGGGACAAGGTTTGGCCTTAGATTAGATAAAATACAGTTCAGAACAAATAAATGTACAGGAGGAACCAAAGCGGTTTCCAGTCACCTTCCAAATTCACATCTGGTTAAGTAGAGGACTTCTAGGTTAGTATGTGACATAACATAAAACTTGGTCTTTgcctgttatttctttttagtggATGATGGGAAAAGCGAGGCTAGCGAACATCATGCAACCTGACAACACAAATAAGCCCCTGAGAAGACTAAAGCTGGCAAACAAACAGCCCATGTACAGCATAAACacaaattcttcagaaaaatgcaggGGGTTTAAGGACAGGGGCTTTAAACCCTGAACTCACAGGCAtactttcctttattttggGTTAGAGAATTTTGCAGAAAGTCTCTGGCATAGCCCATTAATGGCTTTGGAAGAAGCAGGCTTATACTAGAGACATCATAAAGCCAGCCAGCAGAAGCTTAGATGATTATAATTTCACAGCAACAACCAAAATCAGATTTCATGAATATAAATCACTGggtttctttatttattattatttctaataacATTTATTAGAAATAATGTTCCCTATTAAAGAATAATGAAATTCACAGACTGCTACATGGATGAAGTTGCAAATCTTTTTAAAACCACTCATGCAAAATCTGCACAAGTTCAGTGATGGTTAATGGGTCAGGAGGATCCCCCAAGGAGCACACCAGAATTCTCCTGCACAAGACAGCAGAAAGTGGGACTGCAGAGCTGAAAGCTGtaggaaaacagaagctgaGTCTTCCTCATTGTGTGAGGGCTACGGCTACAGAAAATCCACGTTTCCTTTGTTGTTTCAGGTCCCAATTCCCACGTCAAGTCATGTTGTGCTCAGGGCAGGATCTGAGAGTTAAAGGCAGTAAGGCTCTCTTTTGTCTGACTTTATTTTCAGGCTGCTGTGAAGGCGTAATTTAGAGCCAGGGGTTTGGGATATGGTTCCGACTAACTTTTGCTAAAACTTTTGATAACGGTGGAACAGTCTCACTAGAAATAGCATCACAAGTTTTTTGTAAGTATTATTGAATGCCAAAGGATAAGAACTTTAGCCATAAACTTGATGTTTGAAATTAGATTCTTCCCCAAGCTGTTGCACACAGCTAAAACCAAGGGATGACCTTTACAAGGGGAGAAGAAATTTAGGacattaaaatgccattttagcTGTCAGACATTTCTGTCTGGCCCCCTATGCAATACATTTGTGCTTCCCATTTATAATAAAACCTAGGTATATTGAGATATTTAATAGGCAATCACGTAGGAGAAGATATTTACTCCAGCAGCAGACTGGCAGCTTTCTCAGCAAGCttcacagacacagaaatggAGAGGAATGAAAGAGAGCATTTTGCATTCATGTAAAAGGTCATCAAATGCTCTGCTCAATATCTCGCTGGGAGTTTATTCAGCATCACCCTTTGTCCCTGAAACTGTCATATCCCAAACCAGGTGCTGCTGAAGACACAGCTGATAAAATGTCAGCCAGGGGCTTCTGCATGGCGTGGCAAGGCAGAACCTAGAGAGACATGCACGCCCTCAGCTAGAATCTGGGCAGGGGACAGACAGAACCCAGAAAGTGTAGAGATTTAAAATACGCCAAGATTTCATCCTCATTCTACTCCATCAGAGCAAACAGTTCTGAATTTGACCACCAAATTTTGCACCCTCAGTCATTTTGTCCATGTTGAcctgttttctgtcatttgccCActgtccagctccctgcttACCCAGACAAGCCCTTCATCAGCAGAAACTCTCTGTCTGAGCCTTAAATTTCTTATGTCTAAGCCTTATATTTCACATCCAGGAAACACATCTCCCGTATCCTTACAGCTGCCTGTGCGGGACCTTCCCATTAGAGGCAAGCATTTCTCATGGGAAGAACTCAGCGTGAGACGCCTTCATGTGCCTGATCCTCTGCACAAGCAAGGCGCAGGACAGTGGATCCAGGCAGTACCTTAATTCCCAGGACACAAATTGCATGCCTGAGCACTTCTGAACCCTTTGGGGAATGCAAATGAGAATCTAAATTGTAGCTTTTGCTCCTGTCTTCCCCCCAGGCCAGAGTAAAACCCCAGATCTGAACAGCACAAACCCTTAGTACACCCAGTTATGCTCCCTCAATCCCGGCACCACAGAATTAGCGTGACATGATCCACTGTATTTCTGAGGCTTCAGAAGATTTGCTTCCATGTGGCACTCGAGCCTGAACTTCACCCCAGGCCTGCCCAAAGCCAAGAGCAATGGCAGGGCTGGCGGCCCGAGGCATGAAcagagctgctggtgcctgCCTGTGGCCCGAGGAGGGGATCTGAGGGTGGCCACAAGCTGCCACCTGCGCCACCGCCGAGCCGAGCACAGGACTGTGTGGCACAAAGGCTCCAGGAGCCACGGCAGCTCTCAGGGCAGCTGAAGGGTGCCTGGGGACTGGGCTGGCTACCCTGCCTCCAGTGAGCCAGCCCGCAGTCCTGCACATTCAGGAGGTCGTTGGCGAACTAAGCAGAATTCAATTTCTGTTGGAACTTATTGAGTTAAAGCAATTCCAAATGACCtgtaatttttcaaacattGTTTTTTCCATCCTTAATTTTCAGACAGATAACGAAATTAGGAAGAAGATACGATATTTCAAGTGAAGTGAACCAGCAGACAGAGCACACTAAgaacttctttccttctctgtgctggTGGAATTTGGCTCACTCCTGCAAATCCTGCAGAGTCAGTTAGATATGCAAAATGCACACACTCAAAATTTGCACCTGCATTGCCATGCACAGCCATGGCAATCACATATTCTAGTGGCCAGTTAGATTTTGAGTTGGCTCATTGTGCATAAATCTCAGCAACTAGCGCAGAAGATGAAGCATGTGGGTTTGCCTATGCAGACATGGGCATGCAATTCCCAGAGCCTGTATAACCTGCACGTGTCTCTACGGCAGACTAGCTTGTAAGACTCTGTGTGTTTCTGCCATCTACATCCATGCTTACTTTACCTATAAAGCCTACAGTTTGAATTACTGGAATATTTAGGATTTTGTGAAAGCGCAGGGAAAGCATCGCTGGTGCAATGATGTGTATCTCATTTCCAGCATGCAAAACCTTCTATCTGCAATGGCAACCACAGTAGCCTACAGGCTGAGGCTACAAAGACTTAGTGTGTTTTGCAATTCCCGTTAATTATTTTGCAGccttttctttgaatatttaCTGTGATGTCTAGGGACACTTGTATTTCTTATATCCACATGCCCAGACAccacaaaagctttttaaaaaatgcccaCAGTTTGGTTACGTTTCACTTTAGAAATGCAGAGAGCTCATGTTTAGATTTTATCAAGAAACGAGATAGCAAATGTCAAACAAAGATAGTacctgaaaggaaataaaacaaataattcaaaatacttgtttaaaaagttacaaaatatgACAGCATTAATGGCACTTAAAGCTATAAGCACTTAAAAGATTACCACCATATTTTTCTCAACTTCTTTTCctaaatttttctctttgtttttctgacaTTATGACTGCAGCTTATGTCTAAATCCAAACCCAGCAAAAGGGGCAGAGAGCCCTGAGATTCTATGGTTGCCCTGGCGCTCATTTGAATAGCGTATATGCTCTtctgtctatttttaaaaattcagattagCTACAGAGAACAGCAGTTTGCTGACATGCAAAAGCTATAGCTTTCCTTCTGTCTTCATAGTCTTACAGCATTAAAattgaaggggtttttttcagtggtagAAAGTGTGAATGAcaaattcttattaaaaaaaacagatggCCCACTGTTGTATACAGCTAGCCAAATAGTTTTAGAAATTAAcgtttctcttcttttaaacaaCATAGCACGAGatgttgcattttcttcatatgCACCTTCTTGCTGTGACTTTACATTGAACATTTCCTACATGAGAAAAAATTCcatggttttcctctttttctttgtgtgtgtgtgtgtcagtcACTGGTTAAGATAAATACccacagaggtttttttcttttttttttttcttttttttttttaatgaaaagagcAATCCGACCCTTAAATATGTCTCTGTTGATTTTTCAAACCAGcatccagctgctggctgtgtccATGGACATTCTTTTGGAGTTTAGAAAGGTAATGCATCTGGattcaaaaatggaaaaacaaaaaacccaaaccaaaacaaaaaaagaaaccctagCTTGGATCACGTGCCAAAACGTAAACTAAGCCTTAATGAAAGTTTCTAGTTCACTCCAATCGTTTCTCCTCTTTTTAATCACCAGGGGAAGGCTTTCTGGGTGCATACTCCATTACAAAGATACACTCTTTTTCATCCCTTTCAACAGCTCTTCTTACATAGCTGCCCTTTGTCTGATATGCCATGGTAGGAGCGCTCGGGTGATATTGTCGTGGTTCAATCTCCTCCTTTCGGTCTTGCCCTGGTAATCTTATACAGGCTGAAATTTCCATGTGCGTCGCTGTCTGTTGCcattctgcagtgctgtgttccTGATTTGTTTTGGCAGAGCAAGCTGGAGTCTGTATGGCACAGTGAAATATTCTTCGATGCTATATAATTCAGACTGAATAAGGAGTCTGTATAAGGCACGTGTCtcaatatatatatgtatataaaaacaCTAACATTGTTAATTCAAGTCAAGCatcttttacatttaatttctgtcttcaagTAACGCTTTGTTTTCATGTTCCCTTTCTTTGGTTTCGTTGGGGATCCCTCCGTTCTCCAGGTCTGAATGCTGCTGGATGCAGTTGGTCAGGACCGCGGTGCTAGAAGAGTTCTCGGAATTACACATCTTCTctgtctcctcttcctttttctcttcatccAAGGAGTAGTTTCGGAAGGTCTCGTAAATTTTCCGCACATCCTCAGGGATGGTTTTTTTGAggtctttgtttttccttttggtcaTCTTGGCAGACGATCCAAACTTGTTGATGATGTTGTCCTCGGACGCCCCCTGCCCGTGCTTGTTGAGCTGATCTGACCCTTTAAGGCGCAAGTTGTTGGGCCTGTTGTTGATGCTTTCCTGAGATGAGGCCTTGAAGCGCCCCGTTTCCAAGGCAGTGAAGACAGAGCGCTTCTCTGGGGAGAGCATGTCCAAGGAGTGGGCTCGCTGGTCCAGGCCCAGGCGCCTGCGCTCCATGCTCCGGATGGTGGCTGCCCGCTGAAGCTTGTCATGGATCTCCACGCTCAGCCGCCTCCGTGTCTCCCTGAACTCTGCCGTCACGTTCGCTTTCCACTCAGCCGCGTGGGCTTTTATTTCACCAACCTTTGTgacagcaagaaagagaaattaattcaaaaggcaaaaagaaaaagcaaaatgaagcaaCAAGTCTTTCCCACAGAACAGCAGGGCAAGCACGTTCTCCTCTGGCACAAGAGACTGATCCCAGCTCCAGTGCATCCATTTGGACCCAAACTTCAGTAGCCAAGTGGGCAAGCTCTAAACACACCAGCTAGTGACCAGCTAATGGCTTATAAGGCATATAACTTGTCTGCCCATCTCACATTTTGCCACCCCACACATTTTCTAGCTGTGTTATATGATGGGAGGTGTTCATGCTAATCCCTCTTTGGTTAAGAACAAAATCCTGACTTAAAACGTCAGCGGTAGGTGGTCAAGAGTGGGCAAAATTAATCACAGGTAGTTATACCAATATGCTTCAGAACAGGACAACAACGAGTGTATCAATGGAGTATTTTCGCATATTGCTGATGGATGGAGCTGTTCAGTCCCACTGAAGGTTCTGGTCAGTGCCGCAAAGCAATTAACACTGGAAATACCTGTTAGATAAATTCAGGTGGACTTCTGACTGGTCCGGTCTAGGGTTCATTCTCAGGGACAAATGGAGCTGCCTTTAATGGAGGTTCCCACTGCATAACTGTCCAAACACCACCCTCTTACTAAGAGTTTTCAACACATAATCTGTGTGGGCACCATGAGCATGTCATTAAATGTCTCCCTGCTTTGCTCTGGTTTACTCCTTTGCACCTGAGAGCAGAATAATGGCTGAGAACAAAGCACCTGCATGGCTGCTGCATTTTTGAActgagaaaagagaagacaaatgATCAAGCAACATCTCAGTCAACACAGACCTTTTCCCAAGTTCAGCTAAAGGAGAACAGGTTCAGGAGTAGGAGGTCTGCAGGAGCCCAGCAAGGTCAACTGTTTActtgggctgctgcagccagaatGCAAGTTCCTGCAACCAGAGATCCATAAGtcatcttctgtttctcaggcCAGATGGGCAGGTGTCCCTTTAGCACTGTATTACCTGTGGCAGCAGGCATCTCACATCCACCGTGAGAGCTCAGATTCCCACCGGTAGGTGCCTGCTGATGCTCACCCTGACAGCCAAGCTCCCTGTGAAGCCCCCTGTTATTAATGGAGATGCCCAGGGGACGCGCCAGACCTCAGGGACCACAGGTGCCTTCACGAAGGAGAAACAGCACTATTCCTCTGCCAGACTTTGCCTATGCCTGCTTTTTGGCTaaccctgccaggctgcctttGCTAGCAATGCAGGAGGAGATTgccttaaaaatggaaattatatCATTAACTACCTCCACAATAGGCTTCAGCTCTACAGTCATGGCAATTGCCTTCTATTTTCCACCCTTATTTGAGTGAGGCATTAGCAACAGTGTCTTTGAATCACAGAAAGCATGGTCTGAGTGAATTTAATTATGCTCTTCCTGATACTGACTACtcagtttcttcagtttttaataatATGGTACTCAGTAAGGGGCCTGAATCTAAACCTTTGCTCAGAACCATATTCCCTGGCACAGGGAAAGGTGGGAAAACTCAATATAAAACCCTGGTTTAAAGGCAGATTCTTGTTTCATGATGAAGAGTGCCAACTAATGTCTTCAAAACCCACgcatttctaatttttaaggagagaacactgacatttttatcaCAATTTTGTAGCTAGTTTCAGAGTGAAGCCTGGCCTCTCTTATTCTGTAATTGCAATCCTACTGATGTGTGCTGTGTATTTGGCAGTACTGGTAGAGGTGTAGCAACCTAGGTTGCTTCAGTTGCTCTTTTTCCTCGCTTTGTGAAGGAGTTAAAGATCAGAACTACCTAGATACTGAAGGCAGCCAGCGGAGTCAGCCATGGGGAATACTGAGCATTGGTCATGCAAAGAAGCATCCTTCTTTAGACGAGCAGGAATCAGGCACTTAGAGCTCCCTTATAAAATCAGAAACCACTGAGACATTACTAGTCATACctcttcttttgtcttcttgGACAGGACTCTTAACCAGTCTCCAATCATGCTCAGGACAGCCGCAAAATAGGCGAGGCCAACAAGGATCCAGAACCACACCAAGGGTTTGTACCACTCCCGGTAATGGATGTCAGCATTTCCTCCTGAAATAAGCAGATGCTTATGCTTAGGAATCATGAGATGCCACAATTATGAGAAAATATCTGCAATTCTGAGGAAttcctgaaattatttctcaaCTCTTGCCAACACCACTGTATTTCTAATAATAGATGAGAGGCCAGTCAGATGGGAGGAACACAAGCTGTTCTTAATTTAAGACTCTTCAAAATTACCTATTATCCTGCTGCTATGTGACCTGCCAAAGCAGCTAGTAAACACTTTTCTTTATATTGCTCACACTCTGAAGAAAgtctgaaatttctgttttgatagTACTTGCAACAGCATGAACACTCTTCCAAGAAAATGGTTTAATACAACTGGTCTTCCTTATCCCAAACTGCCTGCAGCTTGGTAGTTGAGAAACTTTACAGTTTAACACTCTCAGATTATATagtttccagattttttttttcttttctggcattTAGCTACAGGATTGAGAGTCCTACACACAGGACAAAGAAAAGTGGCTTTGTCTTCCCCTCCAGACCAGGATATCTGACAGGATCCAGCCATGCATCAGCCCTGATAATAAGGATATACTGTCTGCTTGTGTATCAGTTATAGGGATGCATTCTCTGGCCAGTAAGTTGAGAGGAGATATGTATCAAATGAAGCAATAAATATCCTATATGGTCTTCATACAAGTCTCAGGGTGACCTGGTAAAACAATTGTGCAAGACATTTGGCAAAGCTCATGGGCTATGAAGAGCCTAAAATAAGCGCAgtggcagccaggctgctgcctaCCACGTAGTAGAATAAACTTTCCCAAAAGAAAGCAACCACAACATCACTTTTGAGACTCCCAGTCCCATCACAAGGCAAGAAGGAGAGCCAGTGTGAGGCAAGCAGAACTCTGAGCTGCAGGGAGTGAGTGGCAAAGGGTCTGCACAGCCCCATAGCCCCAGCCCGCAGTGCAGGTGACCACCACCTCGGTGGTACCGGTGTGACCCGCTGCCCAAAGAGCCAGCCCGCCAGGGGACTCAGGCAGAGGACTGCCTATGTCCCACTCTTCAGCCTTGGTTAGGCAAGAGCTAGACACCAACTTGTACCTCTGCATGACTGCAGAGAGAGTTTAGGATTTTTCCCCCGGTGACATCACCAGACAACACAGTTCGGCATTTCCCCCTGAGCTTTTTGAAACCTGAGACATTCCTACGACTCTAATTTTACCCAGACTCAGTCTGAGTGTATGTACACTGTTTGAAATTCCCCCTGGAAGGTCAGACATGGAGAACTGGCAGGGACCCAAATATCAGTTTTGATGTTACTCCCTCCCCACAGACCACATGAATCACTctcttttttccagtctttaaGGGTGTGAAACAATGGGAGGTGGGGGCTGCTGTTGCTATGGTACAACGAGGCTCTTCTGATCATACGTGTCCCTGAGGATGCTCGCTATGAAACAGATTGTCTAGGTCTATCTTACGGAGTAATCAGGCGACTGAGAAAGCATGAGACCACTTTTTTCCAGCCTATCAgatattctgtttttttcaggctcCATCCACAATTGTATCTCCAACAGCAGTACAGAAACTTGCCCGGTTTGCCAGGAGCTGGGACACGTTCTAGGTGGAATAAATCAGCATAGCTCCATTGATGCTGTTTTACCCAATACGATGTAGTATTTCTGATTTGATATTGAAGGGACGGAGCTATTGAGAGATTGAAGTGAcaaaaaaactgtttcaaaaccGGCAATAAAACCCAAATCTCCTGGTGATCACCTGCCTTAAACTCTTATCATGAGATAGCCTCTGAAGTTTTCCCATTCAGGGTCTTCcatttgatttttgaaaaatcctgGTTGTTAGTAGCCACCCAGCTGTGGATTATATTCTCCTAATCATGTTGAATATAGAACAATTTAACTTACTATTCAGAGCATTCTTATTATTAtattactgaagaaaacaatACCAAGTGTGATatgcttaagaaaaatattgtgaattatttttatttcacattgtGATACCACAAAGTCAGTGTATCAGCGAGCTTCTCTTCACATTTAAGTGGTTAAAATGGACCAAGCTCATACAAGCACTTCTGTACCTGAATGCTGataaaacacttctttttcttacctGCGGCTTTCTTTgttcactgcctttttttctcaataATTCATGTCGTCTATACCACCATATCATAAAAAGGGAGGATGAGATTCCTCTCTACAAAAAGATGTGtctgcagctcttcagcaaagaaaactttATATATCCTGTAGCTTCATTTGATGCTTTTAACTCATTCGTATTTCACTGATTTATAGTAAGTAACAAAACAGTAGCAAAGCATGGCTGTTTGTAACACAGGCATCTTAATGCCTTTAATTGGGAACACTAACAGGAGTGAGGAGTAGAGGTCATGTactaatggggaaaaaatccacTTATTTTAACCACCTTTTCGTTAGCAAAGcagttgggggagggggagagggggggaatAAAATCTCATCTTGCCAGCCAACAATCTTGACTCCCTCTTTGGAAATTGATAATGATGGATATTTATAGTTCCTGCTAGTACTGTATTAATCTTGGAGAGTATCCTCCTAGCACTGAGATGCGCACCCCAAGCAgcccttcttttccttcctacatGAGTTTTCGTTAACAGGGCAACTGCAACGTCAACATTTCTGCTGAGGTTAgagaataaaatgcagtttctgaaatgctgcagctgctgtagtAGCAGCCCATTGCTGCATCCCAGCAGAGATTTCTCCAGCCCCATGGCTCAGCCCTACTTTGTAAAAGCCTCATCTATTCATCATTTTGGCTACATGCTTCTGCAGGCAGCCTCAGACCGAGCCCTAATGGACTAATACATATGTCAAGTTCAATGGGAAAGTCGTTTGACTTGTGCATAATTCATTGCACGATAAAGGATAATCAGGACTTCCCAGGCTCCCGGTAGCCACGCTGCTGAAAGCCGGCAATCTGCAGGTGGCAAGGCACCCGGTTCTTAAATCACCCTGGTGTCCCACTGCCCAGTAACCCCAACCAAAACACCTGGCATCATGTTACAGGGATACAATCCGTTGTGAAAAGCCTCCTCTCTACACCAGCAAACAAGCTGTAAGAGCCAAAGCCCTGGCGCACAGCACGCAGGCTCCAAGCTGCTCACCTGCTACAAAGTCACCGAAGCCAACAGTAGTCAGAGTGACAACCACAAAGTAGATGGACTCC includes these proteins:
- the KCNK10 gene encoding potassium channel subfamily K member 10 — its product is MKFPIETPRKQVNWDPQVAVPPPVPACEPEPKTNGHYPAPRLSVCSRATVVATMEAPSQGLQTVMKWKTVVAIFVVVVVYLVTGGLVFRALEQPFESRQKNTIALEKADFLREHVCVTQLELETLIQHAIDADNAGVSPIGNSSNNSSHWDLGSAFFFAGTVITTIGYGNIAPSTVGGKVFCILYAIFGIPLFGFLLAGIGDQLGTIFGKGIARVEKVFRKKQVSQTKIRVISTILFILAGCIVFVTIPAVIFKHIEGWTALESIYFVVVTLTTVGFGDFVAGGNADIHYREWYKPLVWFWILVGLAYFAAVLSMIGDWLRVLSKKTKEEVGEIKAHAAEWKANVTAEFRETRRRLSVEIHDKLQRAATIRSMERRRLGLDQRAHSLDMLSPEKRSVFTALETGRFKASSQESINNRPNNLRLKGSDQLNKHGQGASEDNIINKFGSSAKMTKRKNKDLKKTIPEDVRKIYETFRNYSLDEEKKEEETEKMCNSENSSSTAVLTNCIQQHSDLENGGIPNETKEREHENKALLEDRN